In Lathyrus oleraceus cultivar Zhongwan6 chromosome 2, CAAS_Psat_ZW6_1.0, whole genome shotgun sequence, the DNA window ACTACAACATGGACGACGGCCCGCCATCCCATGAGGCGGACGTTCGGGACGGTCATCCATCCACCCCGTCTCCAGAGCCCCAAAACAACGGAGATGTCTCTCACGCCCACAATTTAGGGGCAGAGACATTTCATCCCATTCCCGTTCCCGTTGAAGGAGACGCCGTAATGATTGCCATGGTGAATGCCCTCAATCAGGCCGGTTCTATGCTCCACCAGCAGCACGAACGAATCATGGCCCTCGAAGCCGAACGACAAGAGGCCCGGCCCCAGCCGGTGAGTAGGATACAACAACGTCCGGAGCCAACGAAGAAGCGAGGACGTCGCTCTCCCGAACCCCACGCCAGCAGGGCACGCGCCCATCGTGACGGTGGTCGAGCGAGAACATCACCAAGGCGCGGGCACAGCCCCGACAACAACGAACTGTCTCCCTTAAGGAGCGACGAGGAAGATTTGCATTTCCCCCTATCTCGGGCAATAATGGAAGCCCCGCTCCCCAAAGGCATGGAGAAACCGCCAAACCTAGCTGTGTACGACGGGACTACAGATCCCGACGATCACGTCGACAACGTCAACGCGATGCTCGACTACCGCAATGATATAACCGGGCACCTCAAATGCCGACTGTTCTCAACGACCCTCAGGAAAGGGGCCATGGCCTGGTACAAAAGCTTGGCCCCTGAGTCCATTACGTCATGGAGAGTCATGAGGTCCATGTTCACCCGGCACTTTACAGCTTCCCGTCGTCACCCCAAGACTGAGGCGACCCTTGAAGCCATAGtgcagaagaagaatgaaacACTGCGCTCATACATCGAGCGATTCAACCAGGAAGCTGTCGAGGTAGATACCACCGAGCACATGAAGAAGTATCTCCTCGAGAGAGGTCTCTTACCCGGCAGTGAACTTAGCAGAGCCGTAGGGATCGAGCCTCCCCGCACCTTAAACGAGCTCCTGCATAAAGCCCAGGCCTACATCAGATACGAGGAAAAGCAGGTGGCACACAATGCCCGCAGCGGACGTAACGCTGGGGAGACCGAGCACTCAAAACGCGAGGACACGAGCATTTCCCGTCGCAACGGAGACAGACGAAGAGAAGAAAGACCTCGCGAGCTCCGGGAAGGAAGAGGCCCCGCGGGCAGATATAGCGAGTACACCTTACTGACAGCTCCTCGAGAGCGTATCCTCGCAGAATGTATCAACTCTGAATTTAAGCAGGGCAGGGTCAGGTTCCCAAAACCGTCTGCACCAAAGCCCCACACCGACAAATCAAAGTACTGCCGGTTCCACAGAAGTCACGGACACGTGACCGAAGACTGCGTCCACCTGAAAGATGCGATTGAAATTTTAATCCAAGAAGGGCACCTGAAGCAGTACACGAGGAAGAACGAAGCTCCCAGACACGACGAGCCAGAGAAGAAGAGACCCCGGGAAAACACACCCCCCGACAACTCTCCCTATCAAGTGGCCCTCTGCGTGTCACGACCGGAAGATTTCTTCCCCCCCGAACCATTGCCCGAGGGCAAGATCACTGCACTCAGCCCCTGGGAAGACTTCCCTACCACACTGGTGATATCAGGAGGAGGAACTAACGGGGAATCCGCGGCCCTCTCCGTCAAACGCAAGTTCGACGAACTCCTACTGACTGCCCCCGAGCAGAAAGCGACATTGACAAAATACCGGGGAAAATCCAACCCAATATCCTTCTTCCTGGAGGAACTCCCGGGCGGATCCCCGAACTCGGCCATCCCACTATTGATTAGAGCAAAGATGGCCAGATTCGACGTACGACGCATCCTGGTCGACGAAGGCAGCTCAGTGGATATCATGTACGTCCACCTCTTCAAGACTCTGAAGCTAGACAAGACCAACTTAGCCCCCTACGTCGGATCAGATCTCCAAGGATTCAACGGAGCAACAACCAGACCGTGGGGATATGTTGAGCTCCTCGTCACTTTCGGCGAACAAGAAACGGCCAGGGAAGTCAAAATCCAATTCCTGGTCGTAGACTGTCCGTCTCTCTACAATTGCATCTTTGGACGCCCGACACTGGCCGAACTCACTGCGGTCCCATCCACCGTCCACCTGAAGATGAAATACTACACCAAATTGGGACGTGTGGTCACCATCCATGGTGACATCGAAGCAGCCCGGCGATGCTACGACGCCGCAGTAAAAGGACAGGCCGTAGTCAGCACGAAGAGCAACTGCAACAACAAAAAACTCAAGACCGAGGATCCCGCCCGAGGAGTCAACGCCATCGACCTCGACTGTCGCGTCGGGCTGGACGAGACCGAAGAGGGGAGGTTCCCCAAGGAACGCTCTCTCGAACACCCGGTCCGACCAATCCCCGACGGGGAATTCGAACTCATTCCTCTTGGGGACGATCCGGAAAGGACGGTGAAGATAGGTAAGGGACTACCCGAGGAAACAAGAGAAGAGCTAGTAGCATGCCTCAAAGAGAACTCCGACCTCTTCGCGTGGAATGCCGCAGAAATGCCCGGGCTGGACCCCGAGATCGCGTGTCATAAGCTAGCTGTAGACCGGGCAGCCAAGCCCATAGCACAGCGTAGACGCAAGCAATCGCCCGAAAAGGCAGAGGCTGCCGAGCGAGCTGTAAAAGACCTCTTAGAGGCAAATTTTATTTCTGAAGCCCAGTACACAACCTGGCTCTCTAATGTAGTCCTCgttaagaaaaataatggaaaatggcgtatgtgtgttgattatactgATCTTAATAGGGCTTGCCCGAAAGATGCTTTCCCCCTCCCTAATATAGACTCGCTCGTTGACAACTCTGCAGGTTTTAAACTCTTGTCCTTCATGGACGCATATAGTGGATACAACCAGATCCCTATGTCGCCCGCGGACAAGAAACACACAGCGTTCATGACCCCAACGGGCAACTACTATTACAACGTGATGCCGTTCGGGCTCAAGAACGCTGGCGCTACATACCAACGCATGATGAACAAAGTCTTCAAGGACGAAATAGGGGACATGCTCGAAGTATACATGGACGACATGATCGTTAAATCACACGAGGAAATAACCCATGCTCGACACCTTACGAAGGTATTCGAACAGGCGAGACAGTGTAAAATGAGGTTCAACCCCGAGAAATGCACGTTCGGAGTCCGGGCAGGCAAGTTCCTCGGTTTCTATCTCACCGAAAGAGGGATCGAGGCCAACCCCGACAAATGCCGGGCATTCTCGGAGTTTCCGACCCCGAAAACCAAAAAATCGATCCAGTCGCTCAATGGAGTGCTCGCCTCACTCTCCCGTTTCATCGCCAAGTCCGCCCAGCACGCATTGCCATTCTTCAGACTCCTTCGCAAAGAGGCTACCTTCGACTGGACCGACGAATGCGAGCAAGCGCTACTCCATCTAAAGAAGGTTCTGTCCCAACCCCCGGTCTTGTCACGGCCATCAGAAAAGGAAACCCTATACTTGTACCTATCCGTGGCGACCGAGGCCGTCAGCGCCGTTCTAATAAGAGAAACCGACGAAGGACAAAAGCCCATCTATTTTATGAGTAAAGCACTCCAAGGTCCCGAGCTCCGATATCAGCAAATCGAAAAGGTCGCCCTGGCCCTCATCAACGCAGCGAGGAGACTACGATATTATTTCCTCGCACACACGATAAAGGTGAGGACCGACCAGCCAATCAAACAGCTGCTCGGGCGCCCGGATATGGCCGGGAGGATGCTCAAGTGGTCACTAGAACTCTCCGAATTCGACATACAATACGAAAGTAGGAAAGCCTTGAAAGCTCAGGCGCTGGCCGACTTCGTCGCGGAGATGACCCACTGCCCGACTCCAGCAGAAAGCGCCCACAAATGGACGATCTTCGTCGATGGCGCCTCTAGCACATCAGGCAGCGGGGCCGGGATCATCCTCGAAAATGAAGAAGGGATCCTGATAGAGGTATCGTTAGCGCTAGCGTTCCCAACATCAAACAAccaagccgaatacgaagccttcctcgcaggcctgaggttagccgaggacctgggagcaaaagaggtaaaaatatccaccgactcccagctcgtggcctcacaagtgcgaggagaataccaaaccaagaacgacaacctcctcgggtacttgtccctcgtcaaagaaaaacttgatagatttgaaaaatgggaagttcaacacataccccgcgagcacaacacacgagcagacgttctctcgaaactagccagcacgaggaaaaagggtgggaataaatcagtaatccaagaaattctcccgcggcccagcatcgacaaactaccgcctccactcgaggtcaacgctattggagatgcccactgttggatgacacccatctacaattacctcacacgagacgaactcccggctgacccgaaagaggcgaccactgtcaaacgacgcgcatgctcgtacgtactcctcgaaggcaaactctaccggagaggattctccatcccactactcaaatgcgtcgaggaagagaaagtccccgacatacttggagagatacaccggggaattaacgctcagcacctcggcggacgatcgctcgcacgaaaagcccttcgagcaggctactactggccgaccatgcaaaacgattcgaaagagcacgtcaaaagatgtgacaaatgccaacgacatgccgacatgcacctcgcacccccgaacgacctcaaatcactgtcttccccatggcccttcgcgtggtggggcatggacatcctcggacccttcgtcaccggatcatatcagaataaatacctcatcgtcggggtggattacttcaccaaatggatcgaggcggaggcactggctaaaataaccgcgcagaacattctccggttcttcaaacgcaacatcctcgctcggttcggtataccccaggcacttgtcacagacaacgggacacagttcacggacggaggattccaggacttcatcgccagcctgggcaccacacagcatttcacgtctgtcgagcatccgcagacgaacgggcaggcagaggcggccaacagggtaatcttacgtggcctcaaacgcagactcggcgaggcaaagagggcatgggtcgaggagctgcatagcgtcctatgggcctaccgcacgacaccacattctaccaccggggaaaccccgttccgactaacttacggcaccgaggcagtcatcccggtggagatacggacgccaacgaggaggacagaggagcccctagacgaggaaatgaacgatgaaacccttagagccgagctcgacctagtcgaggagatacgttccgaagcagctctccgggaaacaaccctcaaacaaaagatagcactacgccatgacgcgaaagtcataaaaagagagttccaggtcggcaccctggtcctcagaagaaaccagaaaaacccgagagagggcaaactggcggccaactgggaaggcccttaccgcgtccgcgacaaaacgagcaacggggcctattacctagaaaacctacaaggagaacaactcgctcgaccatggaacgcagaaaaacttagacaatattacagctaaatacaccacggggagacgtggcaggtacgaccacgctcttcgtccccaaaaccccagggaggaaccacgagacccgggaacgatccggggtcacataacaaacacaaccctccccgacggttgggatcttgaccaaggcccaacgTCGAAGTACCAAGACTGGCAGGGCACCCAGCTCGCGATGGGAGGACCCAAGCCTCGGGACCAGGGTTCGAACAACGAACCCGGGCTTCGATACCCACGGGCACAAAGCCCGACACTTCGTCGGTTCCCTAAACCGAGGAGATTAACAAAGTCGAGCAGAGTACGAATTCATACAAACAAGTATCAGACACAAACGAGCACAATGAATGATAACGAAAATATTCATGCATTAAAAACGATAAGAGTGGCCGAAGCCAAGTACGCCCGAAGGCCATATTACAACGCCCGAAGGCCAAAATACATAAGGGTCGCAGGCCATGATAAGAAAAACATATAAACTAAGACTCCGCTCGGAGctcctcttcatcctcttcttcttcttctccccccaGCTCCTCCTCCACTTCAAACGGGCAGATGATCTCACCATCCCGGACGCAGCAGTTATAGGCCGACCCTTCCGTCACCAACTCAGGGTTCAGAAGCCCGAGCTGCTCGACAGCATTGTCGAAACCCTCTTTGAAGCAGGCCACAAGATCTTGGTTGAGAGTCCGAATATGCCCTAGCAGCTCACCGCGCGAGCCAAAGGCGCGTTCCTCCTCGGTCTCATCTGCCAGAGGACGGACCTTTCCCTCGAGAGACTCAACCTGAGCCCGTAGGTAGGCGTTGTCCTCGGTCAGCTTCTGATGGTCGACCACCTGCTCTTCCAGGCTCGCCTTAGCAGCCTTCAACTGGTCCCTCTCCCTTTCCACCTCCTCCAGCTTCTGGCGCAGCCCTTCCTGCAGCTGATGCTCTTCTTTGTAGTCCGACAGATCTTGAGATAGTCTTTCCTTCTCTGTCCGAACCTGCAAAAGGGCTTCCTCCAGCGAGGCGGTGGAGACCGAAGTGTCGGTCAGAACCATGGTCGTCTCCATCACCCGGATGACGGCAGCAATATCCCTGGCCAGATCTTTCCTCCGGGCAGCAACATCCTGGTCCAGAATAGCCTTGGCCTCAGGCGCAGGCACAGCAATCGACTCCTCGGCCTTGAAGAACGACCGTTCCACATAGCAGGGAGGCAGAAGATAGCTGCCCGGTCCATGCGAACCTCCTGGAGACGACCTGGTAAGGCCCCCAGCCGGACGCTTCCGTTTATGGAGGGGAGAAGCCGCTGGCGACGGACTGCTATCAGGAATGGTGATCGGGTTAAGCCGAGGAGGAGAGGAAGGAATCACGCTCGCCGCCTGCGAGGGACCGACCCCGGCATCGCCAGCAATCTCCGAGACACGGGCCgcagttttcttcttcttcttgggcacccggtcaggagcgccgacctgattcgccagcttcagcacccgatcacgagcattgggcatggcacctgcaaataaattacacacaaacgttagcgaccgaagtcataaacagaaataaaaagctAAACAAAGTCTGCCTACTCAATAACGCCAGAGCTTCCTCCTCGGTATCACACTCGAGCAGAGCCTTCGTATTGATATAACGCGTCTCGGTGATTAGCTCCCCGGCCTCATCCAGGTAGGGCACGCCCTGTCGATTCGCCCAGAACGCCAAGCTGAAGCTCTGCACGTAATCGACCAGCTTCTTGTACGCGAGCCTATCCTCCTCGCCGAGCATCGCGTACTTGACCCGGTAATGCGCTGTGGAGAGATCGAAATGATCACGCTGCCACCTCAGCGGTATCTTCGACATCAGCGTCTCCTCCCCATTGGGTTCCCGTTGATAGTAGTAGAGAGAGTGAAGGGCAGCCCGGGTAATCGGCATCACCACGTACCACCGGCTTTTGAAATGGCGAACAGAATCCTCGTACGTCTTGAACAGACGCACGGGCTGCTTGAAAGAAACCCAACTGTGGCGGCCACGGGAACCGGACCTCTGGAGATGGAACACGTGGAAGAAGAGAGCCCGGGTGCAACCAATGCCGAGGAACTGGCAAACTAACTCGAATGCCCGCATAAATGCGAGGGCATTAGGATGTAGTTGGGACGGCGCCAGCCGGAGCCACTTGAAGACCGACATCTGGAAGGAGCTGAAGGGCAGTCTCATCCCCGCCTCACGAAAAGCAAATTCATACATGGTGAACTGCTTCCCCGGAAATGATGACAAATGCGGTCTTCTTCCTTGGGGGCGCAGCAATACCAGTTCGGTGGATCCTCCCGGTTTATGGCCTCGACCATAGCGTGAGCAGTGATGGCTTCGTCACAGAAGTCTGATTCCTCCTCCAAGGGCTCGTCCGCAACCCAGGAGAAGTCGACCTGCCCGGAAGAGGAGGCGTGTTCGGTACCATCTCGGACACTCCCATCCCCGACAGGGAGACGAGCGATTGTCGCGTCGTCGGTGGAGGACCCAGAATCTTCCTTCCTCGGTCGTAAGCGCCCGGTAACACCTGAAACGCAGACAGAAAGAGTGAATTCGACGTCGTATCAAATCCACCCTTCCACCGCAGGTCAAGTGAAAGGGCGTAGCGGCGACGGACACTAACCGTGCTCAACTCGGTGGCCCGCGCATTCTATGGAgaccgggcataaacttcatacaACCTACGCAGGTGTTGCCCGGCatatgaagtttatgcccggtaCAGTAGGATCCCAACCCTATTTTCTACCATCTAATATACACCTACAGTCCACTACACTGTCCCTAAGTTAAACCTAACCACATTTCTACGAAAATAGCATGCGTTTGACAGAAAACAACAAGGAAAAAGAATGGGTCACAGTGGAAAACCATACCTGACATAGTTAAGTTGAAAAGGTACGGTGGTGTCCGAGCAGAAGACGGTGGTTCAGATAGGAGGACGGGCGGAGACGGCGGTCCAGACGGTTGAGAGAGCAAACGAGAGAGAATGTGGAGAACTCCGATGAACGCGTGAGCAAAAAGAAAAAGTGGAAATGAAGTTACTCAACCCCCTTTTATAGGGCTTGGCACGTGGACCAACACGCTAGGTCATCATTGCCTAGCCTGCCTACGCCGTCTTTGCACGCGAAACGAAGCGACCCCACTAATTCTGAGACACGTCTGTCAAAGATGAGAAGCTGAAACGACCCGAGCACCTATCCGTCTCCTCGACTCACCAAGACGCCACCTCCCCGCGTCATACCCACGTTTACTACAAGGAAGGCGCAGATCAACCGATCACCTCCATCCCCGACATTCCCGAAGAAAGGGTCGGTCATGAATAGGTCTGGTACGACCTCGCCTATCTAACGATCAAGCTTCCCCATCGTCTCGGGGAACCCTTAGTTGAAACATAAGTCATCCCTCTGGCTCAGAGACTCGACTTGGGGGGCTCCTGTTCCGGACTGGGCCATGACcctaggcacggcacggcccaatgctcgccaagcccacaTCCAAACGACCATGTCCGCACGACCACGAGGATACGTCAGGTGGACGACAGTCCGCCCGACGAACGTCTCCCCGACCCCTTAAACACGTGTCGGACAGcgagcgggtcctcctcatacgatctccatccactcaccgtcaacccacgtcgcgggcacctcagttgtgtcgggcagagccctaacggcatcccactcaccacgtcacccaactcccctatattgtcgccttagggataggggcagttggaccagggggcagactttggtctaggtcttaacgcttcttacgcgtcccctggcagctcctccttgggcctagctaatccagcccattaggagccttggcccagcgctgggggctcactataaatacccctttcatggcaaaggggcaggtattctaactcacactctgataacctcattctgtaccttttctgacttaagcattggagcaccttgcaggtacacccccctctcatttcattctccggcccattaACCAAGACCGTGGAAGGCCCTCATGATCAGGTGAGATCagttgtattttttcaataattATATTTTGTGCTGATTATTTTAATGTGTCCCATTTAATTTTTCGAGTAAATTTACATCCAATTTCGATTTTTAATCAgatcattttatttctttattcaaaatatcaaattaaataattagaatttttatttatgataatcatatttttagttaaaaataaataacaataatgattttcaaaataataatattaGAATATGATAACATTGGATTCTCCTTTTTTAAGTTGACAACTCACTCAACTCCTCTCTTCTCTCAACACGTTTTCTCTCCACTCACATACATAAACTCTCTTTCCCTGCTACCTAGAGCCACACACAAAATCACTCTCCATCATCTCTCTCACTCCCTCACGCTACCTCACACTCTTTAACGACTCTCA includes these proteins:
- the LOC127123225 gene encoding uncharacterized protein LOC127123225 → MAGEQHSDHSRPLVNYNMDDGPPSHEADVRDGHPSTPSPEPQNNGDVSHAHNLGAETFHPIPVPVEGDAVMIAMVNALNQAGSMLHQQHERIMALEAERQEARPQPVSRIQQRPEPTKKRGRRSPEPHASRARAHRDGGRARTSPRRGHSPDNNELSPLRSDEEDLHFPLSRAIMEAPLPKGMEKPPNLAVYDGTTDPDDHVDNVNAMLDYRNDITGHLKCRLFSTTLRKGAMAWYKSLAPESITSWRVMRSMFTRHFTASRRHPKTEATLEAIVQKKNETLRSYIERFNQEAVEVDTTEHMKKYLLERGLLPGSELSRAVGIEPPRTLNELLHKAQAYIRYEEKQVAHNARSGRNAGETEHSKREDTSISRRNGDRRREERPRELREGRGPAGRYSEYTLLTAPRERILAECINSEFKQGRVRFPKPSAPKPHTDKSKYCRFHRSHGHVTEDCVHLKDAIEILIQEGHLKQYTRKNEAPRHDEPEKKRPRENTPPDNSPYQVALCVSRPEDFFPPEPLPEGKITALSPWEDFPTTLVISGGGTNGESAALSVKRKFDELLLTAPEQKATLTKYRGKSNPISFFLEELPGGSPNSAIPLLIRAKMARFDVRRILVDEGSSVDIMYVHLFKTLKLDKTNLAPYVGSDLQGFNGATTRPWGYVELLVTFGEQETAREVKIQFLVVDCPSLYNCIFGRPTLAELTAVPSTVHLKMKYYTKLGRVVTIHGDIEAARRCYDAAVKGQAVVSTKSNCNNKKLKTEDPARGVNAIDLDCRVGLDETEEGRFPKERSLEHPVRPIPDGEFELIPLGDDPERTVKIGKGLPEETREELVACLKENSDLFAWNAAEMPGLDPEIACHKLAVDRAAKPIAQRRRKQSPEKAEAAERAVKDLLEANFISEAQYTTWLSNVVLVKKNNGKWRMCVDYTDLNRACPKDAFPLPNIDSLVDNSAGFKLLSFMDAYSGYNQIPMSPADKKHTAFMTPTGNYYYNVMPFGLKNAGATYQRMMNKVFKDEIGDMLEVYMDDMIVKSHEEITHARHLTKRDRGQPRQMPGILGVSDPENQKIDPVAQWSARLTLPFHRQVRPARIAILQTPSQRGYLRLDRRMRASATPSKEGSVPTPGLVTAIRKGNPILVPIRGDRGRQRRSNKRNRRRTKAHLFYE